A region of Candidatus Binatia bacterium DNA encodes the following proteins:
- the tal gene encoding transaldolase: protein MNAHTRALHDSGQSLWLDNITRGLLTGGTLKRYIDEYSVTGLTSNPTIFDLAIKGSDDYDAAIRTKTEKGLAGEALFFELALEDLTQAADLFRPVFDRTSGVDGFVSLEVSPVLAYDTATTIKAARDLHARAARPNLFIKIPGTPEGLPAIEETIFAGVPVNVTLLFSRSHYLAAADAYLRGLERRLAAGLPLNVASVASLFVSRWDKAVSDKVPVALRDRLGIAIATTAYAAYRSVLSSSRFQRLANAGARPQRLLFASTGTKDPKASDILYVENLSAPNTVNTMPEQTLHAFVDHGAVGESLPVDGGNAEAVLAGFVRAGIDPHALAAQLQREGADAFVKSWNDLMERIATKSAALKKAVGA, encoded by the coding sequence ATGAACGCACACACGCGCGCCCTGCACGACAGCGGTCAGAGCCTGTGGCTCGACAACATTACTCGCGGCTTGCTGACCGGCGGGACGCTGAAACGCTACATCGACGAGTACAGCGTCACCGGCCTCACATCCAATCCGACGATTTTCGATCTCGCCATCAAGGGCAGTGACGATTATGACGCCGCGATCCGGACCAAGACCGAAAAGGGGCTGGCCGGCGAGGCGCTCTTCTTCGAGCTGGCCCTGGAAGATCTGACTCAGGCGGCGGACTTGTTCCGCCCGGTGTTCGACCGGACGAGCGGCGTGGACGGCTTCGTCTCGCTCGAAGTGTCGCCGGTACTCGCGTACGACACGGCGACCACCATTAAGGCGGCGCGCGATCTGCACGCCCGGGCGGCGCGCCCGAATCTCTTCATCAAGATACCCGGTACGCCCGAGGGGCTGCCGGCGATCGAGGAGACCATCTTCGCCGGCGTGCCGGTCAACGTGACGCTGCTGTTTTCCCGGTCGCACTACCTGGCGGCGGCCGATGCCTATCTGCGCGGTCTCGAGCGCCGCCTTGCGGCGGGCCTGCCCTTGAACGTGGCCTCGGTGGCATCGCTGTTCGTCAGCCGCTGGGACAAGGCGGTGTCCGACAAAGTGCCGGTCGCGCTCAGGGACCGACTGGGGATCGCGATTGCCACGACCGCGTACGCCGCTTACCGCTCCGTGCTGTCGTCGTCGCGCTTTCAGCGGCTCGCCAATGCCGGCGCGCGCCCGCAGCGCCTGCTGTTCGCCAGCACGGGCACCAAGGATCCGAAGGCGTCGGACATCCTGTACGTGGAGAATCTTTCGGCGCCCAACACCGTCAATACGATGCCCGAGCAGACACTGCACGCCTTCGTCGACCACGGCGCGGTGGGCGAGTCGCTGCCGGTCGACGGCGGCAACGCCGAGGCCGTCCTGGCGGGCTTCGTGCGTGCGGGGATCGACCCGCACGCCCTCGCCGCGCAGTTGCAGCGCGAGGGGGCCGACGCGTTCGTGAAGTCGTGGAACGACCTGATGGAACGGATCGCCACGAAGAGCGCCGCGCTCAAGAAGGCCGTCGGCGCCTGA
- a CDS encoding radical SAM protein has product MAARVLIIHPAPYRAKDDRRVVKLKSRRLVPLTLPYLAALTPREYDVTLVDEALEDVDLNVPTDLVGITAWTVNSLRAYDIAAAFRRRGIPVVIGGPHSFFHPDEVAAHADAVAVGEAEAIWPRVLADAAAGRLQSRYDAPPMTDLSNLPHPRYDLLDLKRYGRIRTFAVQPSRGCPFKCDFCSERLFLGEGFRVRPVDDIVEEAKRCRSRFVFFATSNFAGKRAHAMELMEKLVPLKLRWSTLWTLHLCNDREFMNLAARSGLLHVNIGMESIDPVTLKSMNKKQNKAAQYGEMLDGLRHRGISYSLNFIFGWESESAGVFDATLDFLQRHKVPAAYFNILTPHPGSPFHARLRAEGRLLRAEEIGRYPGMECHITPPYCTPEELMERVRDMYRNFYSLPSIARRLPPPVTLANLTSWMINLSQRRLTRNPDQEDNFSDF; this is encoded by the coding sequence CGCGTCGTCAAACTGAAAAGCCGCCGCCTCGTCCCGCTCACCCTACCCTACCTTGCCGCTCTGACCCCCCGGGAATACGACGTCACCCTCGTCGACGAAGCGCTCGAGGACGTCGACCTCAACGTCCCGACCGATCTCGTCGGCATCACGGCATGGACGGTCAACTCGCTGCGCGCATACGACATCGCCGCGGCTTTCCGACGGCGCGGCATACCGGTCGTCATCGGCGGGCCGCATTCCTTCTTTCACCCGGACGAGGTCGCCGCGCACGCCGATGCGGTAGCCGTCGGCGAAGCGGAAGCGATCTGGCCGCGAGTTCTGGCCGACGCGGCGGCCGGACGCTTGCAAAGCCGATACGACGCGCCGCCGATGACCGATCTGAGCAACCTCCCGCACCCGCGTTACGACTTGCTCGACCTCAAGCGCTACGGACGCATTCGCACCTTCGCGGTTCAGCCCTCGCGGGGCTGTCCGTTCAAGTGCGATTTCTGTTCCGAGCGGCTGTTCCTGGGCGAAGGCTTCCGGGTTCGCCCCGTCGACGACATAGTCGAGGAAGCGAAGCGCTGCCGGTCACGGTTCGTGTTCTTCGCCACCAGCAACTTCGCCGGCAAGCGGGCCCACGCCATGGAACTCATGGAAAAGCTCGTGCCCCTGAAGCTGCGCTGGTCGACGCTGTGGACCCTGCACCTGTGCAACGATCGCGAGTTCATGAATCTCGCCGCCCGCAGCGGTCTCTTGCACGTCAACATCGGCATGGAGAGCATCGACCCGGTTACCCTCAAGTCGATGAACAAGAAGCAGAACAAGGCGGCGCAGTACGGCGAAATGCTCGACGGTTTGCGGCACCGCGGAATCTCCTACTCGCTGAATTTCATCTTCGGTTGGGAGAGCGAGTCAGCCGGCGTGTTCGACGCCACCCTCGATTTCCTCCAGCGCCACAAGGTGCCCGCCGCCTACTTCAACATCCTGACACCCCACCCGGGCAGTCCGTTCCACGCCCGCCTGCGGGCGGAAGGGCGTCTCCTTCGCGCCGAGGAAATCGGTCGATACCCCGGCATGGAATGCCACATCACGCCGCCGTACTGCACCCCCGAGGAGCTGATGGAGCGCGTGCGCGACATGTACCGGAATTTCTACAGCCTGCCGTCGATCGCCCGCCGGCTACCGCCTCCGGTAACGCTGGCGAACCTCACCTCGTGGATGATCAACCTGTCGCAGCGCCGGCTCACCAGGAATCCCGACCAGGAGGACAACTTCAGCGACTTCTAG